One candidate division KSB1 bacterium DNA segment encodes these proteins:
- a CDS encoding c-type cytochrome has translation MRFLSRVVSLIALSSVLLIGCAEDSEDTSSSPYDLANGGTGGVSYDKFWSRESGHDTTDTHLATFNTYSDFFRCKQCHGWDLLGQSGSYIGRGPRTTRPNVSAVNLRTIAAAKTSQELFDALKTGTGATRRPVSADLSTYDPATNPTVGDQMPNLAEILTDGEIWNLVKYLKEEAIDVSQLYDATYTGAYPTGSATYSNIGRNGNATSGASYFAAHCAVCHGSTGQFIEVEEYLTVGAFLRHKPNEVQHKVKFGQLGSDPNMAGQFGIQDEEMINLYKALTDTIAFP, from the coding sequence ATGCGGTTTTTATCTCGGGTTGTGTCACTGATTGCCCTCTCGTCTGTGTTGCTGATCGGGTGTGCCGAGGACTCGGAAGATACGAGTTCCAGCCCGTATGACCTGGCCAACGGCGGAACGGGCGGAGTGTCGTACGACAAGTTCTGGAGCAGGGAATCGGGCCACGACACCACCGATACTCACCTCGCGACGTTCAATACGTATTCGGATTTCTTCCGTTGCAAGCAATGTCACGGGTGGGATCTTCTGGGGCAGAGCGGTTCTTACATCGGACGCGGGCCGCGCACGACTCGGCCGAATGTATCCGCTGTGAACTTGCGCACGATCGCAGCCGCCAAAACCAGTCAAGAGCTGTTTGACGCTTTGAAGACCGGCACCGGTGCGACGCGCCGCCCGGTGAGCGCGGACTTGTCCACGTATGATCCCGCGACCAATCCCACGGTCGGCGATCAAATGCCGAATCTTGCCGAGATCCTGACCGACGGCGAAATCTGGAATTTGGTCAAGTACTTGAAAGAAGAGGCGATTGACGTCAGCCAGCTTTACGATGCGACTTACACGGGTGCCTACCCGACGGGCTCGGCCACGTATTCCAACATTGGCCGGAATGGAAACGCGACGTCCGGGGCATCGTACTTCGCGGCTCACTGCGCCGTATGTCACGGCTCGACCGGCCAGTTTATCGAAGTCGAGGAGTATCTGACGGTCGGCGCATTCTTACGACACAAGCCGAACGAAGTGCAGCACAAGGTGAAATTCGGTCAACTGGGTTCGGATCCCAACATGGCCGGTCAGTTTGGGATTCAGGATGAGGAGATGATCAACCTGTACAAGGCTCTCACCGATACGATCGCGTTCCCGTAA